A region from the Tigriopus californicus strain San Diego chromosome 9, Tcal_SD_v2.1, whole genome shotgun sequence genome encodes:
- the LOC131886013 gene encoding serine-rich adhesin for platelets-like yields MKVEVKQKLEDNYKEGLNASEDLIRAKEQRQKSHKPKADSTEDDTVDEAPSIVDEINRPDDQNNNEEAKDADEDDDEDSSSEETSDSSSVEDSESTKSDLKWKTGEDVRKMVVVDRKLKDAHLEGQDVSNLLLTASSENDELIKQKQIVEETRKRLSHFQALALVGRLFFSYKNAPKHDHEQETEESISSSVPSKGTSEQCSSNSSSLATSSRSIRKKAPELFERSVQAIEETADSGSQVDLAELHEKGVQVKDDTREASAQNDPLITMTTGSQAFTEVENSGSQTNIETLSKSLMAVPESVHRSSQCETYQEPISDSHVAQNMPTMTGQVASQITDSSDSSSNTTDTHPIVITSKIVEVAEIHATETGVNESVGVHFSKSGSGETEINIPDLKGRDQQQPTLIKTETEAATEGRETNSSSPYTSASSVTSNSDASRETKEESSLTTSPVRKLEDEQNYISDKIETPSSVDSCEGIESTSEIGSMSETSSSSSSSSSTSDDNDGESVISKRIDQEAQDRGSEKNESIDIDMDDPDVEIATTKIQASFRGMQDRKNVKAMHEEAPPVEILASEDVIDIDMDDPDVEQATTKIQASFRGMQDRKKVKAMHEEAPPIEIQASEDVIDIDMDDPDVEQATTKIQASFRGMQDRKKVKAMHEEAPPVEILASEDVIDIDMDDPDVEQATTKIQASFRGMQDRKKVKAMHEEAQPVEIQASEDVIDIDMDDPDVEQATTKIQASFRGMQDRKKVKAMHEEAPPVEIQASEDVIDIDMDDPDVEQATTKIQASFRGMQDRKKVKAMHEEAPPVEIQASEDVIDIDMDDPDVEQATTKIQASFRGMQDRKKVKAMHEEAPPVEIQASEDVIDIDMDDPDVEQATTKIQASFRGMQDRKKVKAMHEEAPPVEIQASEDVIDIDMDDPDVEQATTKIQASFRGMQDRKKVKAMSAKSELDEIDVEKSVSSLASVISKGSTSSTSSSSSTSSYSSSAISSKGIDSQLAREKKSKSLEMHQAATKIQSGFRGMQTRQLLSQSERSIVKPAKLHSTTVSSSSSSNSSDSSSSTNSPGEQRSIRSTPTEGDFDVQSNDVRTSEISSRSSSRSESSSNSSEENELQMQREAATIKIQSGYRGMKARQRVQQIKKENDSIARHLIGAIGTSSASSVSEDMFSKIRSSPEKSVPPRDLDLESVEREQATVKIQAGYRGMQSRKELSLRKEKGGVVSSSSDEESNDESSDSSSSSISKLASAEETVKDVRPNVTTPSAPNLSSSGSSTCVSSSSISSTSSNSSAMSSIDDELQMQRETATIKIQSGFRGMKARQKVKQIRKENDSIARRILETPDCDESSKGSTHVNVEDPEIELDIYSMRVPKGDDSPLNIDVEHAATTIQAGYRGMQARRRVQEMRLPPNYDSEIQDLEIEKAAVSIQAGYRGMHARKNVAEIKGQLVSHSPFPHSQAEMDEAATKIQAGFRGMQVRNSYKSKGIPVEAFDFDLNDPEIQRAATSIQSGYRGMQVRKSTRSKKSNDSQDATNQGHINTSGSIHSLNVSATSDTSSSSDSDSSSSDSESDSGVSNPKVDHSKPVSSDSAKATPSVANIDSANDYTDDSESDSDSSGTESDSGTSVESPDKSKTVSLTNTNDTNDSSEIKNVLLEKLQDNDSGTSVSSQNSPINGPKKAEEIPALNGVIKVAPIVSIVEDKASMKSPELSDPHKEIPSNHSLQVLHVQPKSDSDSDSETSTPSSEESNSIGLNPKKTPFSFLKQILGVMILTPRVKNNKVSNSSRSLSKSSSSQSSTTSGEGSSSNTSKSSKSSSGSKKSNQKEVSAQNLKQKPTSGTSSSSESMTSSKALKRVKRSSVSPEAITSDSNSTEASSSSSSATMSSTS; encoded by the exons ATGAAAGTGGAAGTTAAACAAAAGCTGGAAGATAACTACAAGGAAGGGTTGAATGCATCTGAAGATCTTATTCGTGCCAAAGAACAACGTCAAAAGAGTCATAAGCCTAAAGCTGACTCCACCGAGGACGACACTGTGGATGAAGCTCCCTCGATTGTTGACGAAATAAATAGACCTGATGACCAAAATAATAATGAAGAAGCAAAGGACGCtgatgaggacgacgacgaggacagCAGTAGCGAGGAGACATCGGATTCTTCATCAGTGGAGGACTCTGAGTCAACCAAGTCGGATTTAAAGTGGAAGACGGGCGAGGACGTGAGGAAAATGGTTGTGGTGGACAGAAAGTTGAAGGACGCTCATTTGGAAGGTCAAGATGTGAGCAATCTTCTTTTGACAGCTTCTAGTGAGAATGACGAgcttatcaaacaaaaacagatCGTAGAAGAAACACGCAAAAGATTATCACATTTCCAGGCTTTAGCATTGGTTGGGAGGCTCTTCTTCTCTTACAAAAATGCTCCAAAGCATGACCATGAGCAAGAAACAGAGGAAAGTATTTCCTCATCAGTGCCATCAAAGGGTACATCTGAGCAATGCTCATCAAATTCCTCGAGTCTCGCTACCAGTAGCAGATCCATCCGAAAAAAAGCACCGGAGCTTTTTGAACGGTCTGTGCAAGCCATTGAAGAAACAGCTGACTCGGGTTCTCAAGTGGATCTGGCCGAACTTCACGAGAAGGGAGTTCAAGTAAAAGATGATACCAGGGAGGCGTCGGCTCAAAACGATCCTCTGATCACAATGACAACGGGGTCTCAGGCATTTACAGAAGTTGAGAACTCTGGCTCACAGACCAACATTGAAACTCTGAGCAAATCTTTAATGGCTGTTCCAGAGAGTGTCCATCGTTCCAGTCAGTGTGAAACATACCAAGAACCAATTTCAGATTCACACGTGGCACAGAACATGCCAACAATGACAGGCCAAGTCGCATCTCAAATAACGGATTCATCCGATTCAAGCTCAAACACTACTGATACACATCCAATAGTAATTACGTCCAAAATTGTGGAAGTGGCTGAAATTCATGCCACCGAGACAGGAGTGAACGAATCAGTGGgcgttcatttttcaaagtcaGGTTCTGGAGAAACTGAAATCAATATTCCTGACTTGAAAGGACGAGATCAACAACAGCCTACGCTCATTAAAACGGAAACAGAGGCTGCAACAGAAGGGAGAGAAACCAACTCTTCGTCACCCTACACATCTGCTTCATCGGTAACAAGTAATTCTGATGCTAGCCGAG AAACCAAAGAAGAGTCGTCCCTCACCACAAGCCCTGTCCGCAAACTTGAAGACGAACAAAATTATATTTCCGACAAAATTGAAACCCCATCTAGCGTTGACTCATGTGAAGGCATTGAATCCACCTCAGAGATCGGATCCATGTCTGAGACAAGttcttcatcgtcatcatcatcatcaacatctgatgataatgatgggGAATCAGTGATTTCAAAACGGATCGACCAAGAAGCGCAAGATCGAGGtagcgaaaaaaatgaaagcattgACATTGATATGGATGATCCAGATGTGGAAATAGCAACCACTAAAATTCAGGCAAGCTTCCGTGGAATGCAGGATCGCAAAAATGTCAAGGCCATGCATGAAGAAGCTCCACCAGTTGAGATCCTAGCCTCTGAAGATGTCATTGACATAGATATGGATGATCCAGATGTGGAACAAGCAACCACAAAAATCCAGGCAAGCTTCCGTGGAATGCAGGATCGCAAGAAAGTCAAGGCCATGCATGAAGAAGCTCCACCAATTGAGATCCAAGCCTCTGAAGATGTCATTGACATAGATATGGATGATCCAGATGTGGAACAAGCAACCACAAAAATCCAGGCAAGCTTCCGTGGAATGCAGGATCGCAAGAAAGTCAAGGCCATGCATGAAGAAGCTCCACCAGTTGAGATCCTAGCCTCTGAAGATGTCATTGACATAGATATGGATGATCCAGATGTGGAACAAGCAACCACCAAAATTCAGGCAAGCTTCCGTGGAATGCAGGATCgcaagaaagtcaaagctatGCATGAAGAAGCTCAACCAGTTGAGATCCAAGCCTCTGAAGATGTCATTGACATAGATATGGATGATCCAGATGTGGAACAAGCAACCACCAAAATTCAGGCAAGCTTCCGTGGAATGCAGGATCgcaagaaagtcaaagctatGCATGAAGAAGCTCCACCAGTTGAGATCCAAGCCTCTGAAGATGTCATTGACATAGATATGGATGATCCAGATGTGGAACAAGCAACCACCAAAATTCAGGCAAGCTTCCGTGGAATGCAGGATCgcaagaaagtcaaagctatGCATGAAGAAGCTCCACCAGTTGAGATCCAAGCCTCTGAAGATGTCATTGACATTGATATGGATGATCCAGATGTGGAACAAGCAACCACCAAAATTCAGGCAAGCTTTCGTGGAATGCAGGATCgcaagaaagtcaaagctatGCATGAAGAAGCTCCACCAGTTGAGATCCAAGCCTCTGAAGATGTCATTGACATTGATATGGATGATCCAGATGTGGAACAAGCAACCACCAAAATTCAGGCAAGCTTCCGTGGAATGCAGGATCgcaagaaagtcaaagctatGCATGAAGAAGCTCCACCAGTTGAGATCCAAGCCTCTGAAGATGTCATTGACATTGATATGGATGATCCAGATGTGGAACAAGCAACCACCAAAATTCAGGCAAGCTTCCGTGGAATGCAGGATCgcaagaaagtcaaagcaatGAGTGCAAAGTCTGAACTTGATGAGATTGATGTTGAGAAATCGGTTTCTTCTTTGGCGAGTGTAATAAGCAAAGGATCTACCTCGTCTACATCATCGTCCTCCTCAACCTCGTCGTATTCTTCCTCTGCAATATCTTCTAAAGGTATTGATTCTCAATTGGCAAGAGAAAAGAAGTCCAAGTCACTAGAAATGCATCAGGCTGCCACGAAAATTCAGTCTGGGTTTCGGGGAATGCAAACTAGGCAATTGTTGTCGCAAAGTGAGAGGAGCATTGTCAAACCAGCCAAATTACATTCTACGACTGTTTCAAGTTCGTCATCTTCTAATTCAAGTGATTCATCTTCATCCACAAACTCACCGGGAGAACAAAGGTCAATTAGAAGCACTCCAACTGAAGGTGACTTCGATGTGCAGTCAAATGACGTTAGAACATCAGAAATTTCTTCACGATCCTCGTCAAGATCAGAATCGTCTTCAAACTCGTCGGAAGAGAACGAGTTGCAGATGCAACGCGAAGCGGCTACAATAAAAATCCAGTCCGGTTACAGAGGGATGAAAGCACGTCAAAGAGTGCAGCAAattaagaaagaaaatgattccATTGCTAGGCATCTCATCGGAGCAATTGGAACGTCCTCTGCCTCCTCTGTATCTGAAGATATGTTTTCTAAAATCAGGTCCTCCCCTGAAAAATCCGTGCCTCCAAGAGATCTGGATCTTGAAAGTGTAGAAAGAGAACAAGCAACAGTTAAAATTCAAGCTGGATATCGGGGCATGCAGTCTAGAAAAGAATTGAgcttgagaaaagaaaaaggaggtGTTGTTTCAAGCTCATCAGATGAAGAGAGCAATGACGAATCTTCCGATTCAAGTTCCTCTTCAATAAGTAAGTTGGCATCTGCTGAAGAAACTGTCAAAGATGTTAGGCCTAATGTCACCACTCCAAGCGCCCCAAATCTATCTTCCTCTGGTTCGTCAACTTGTGTATCCTCTTCATCCATTTCCTCTACCTCGTCGAATTCTTCAGCAATGTCCTCAATCGATGATGAATTACAGATGCAAAGGGAAACTGCTACCATTAAGATACAATCTGGTTTTAGGGGCATGAAAGCGAGACAAAAAGTCAAGCAAATCaggaaagaaaatgattcCATTGCTCGAAGAATTCTGGAGACACCGGATTGTGATGAATCCTCTAAAGGTTCAACTCATGTCAACGTCGAGGATCCCGAAATTGAGCTTGACATATATTCAATGCGAGTGCCCAAGGGCGACGATAGTCCACTAAACATTGATGTTGAACACGCTGCCACCACTATACAAGCTGGATATAGAGGTATGCAAGCGCGCAGAAGAGTTCAGGAAATGCGACTTCCTCCAAACTATGATTCCGAAATCCAAGACCTAGAAATTGAAAAGGCTGCTGTCTCTATACAAGCAGGCTATAGAGGTATGCATGCTCGCAAGAACGTTGCAGAAATTAAGGGCCAACTGGTAAGCCATAGTCCTTTCCCCCACTCGCAGGCAGAAATGGATGAAGCTGCCACTAAAATTCAAGCTGGGTTCCGCGGCATGCAAGTAAGGAACAGTTACAAGTCGAAGGGAATACCCGTTGAAGCATTTGACTTTGACTTGAATGATCCTGAAATTCAAAGAGCTGCCACATCCATCCAATCTGGTTACAGAGGCATGCAAGTTAGGAAGAGTACGCgatcaaaaaaatccaatgacTCCCAAGACGCCACTAACCAGGGTCATATAAATACATCTggttcaattcattcattgaacgTGTCTGCTACCTCTGACACTTCATCTTCAAGTGACTCAGATTCATCAAGTTCAGATTCGGAATCTGATTCAGGAGTCAGTAACCCCAAAGTCGACCATTCTAAACCTGTTTCGTCTGACTCAGCTAAGGCCACACCCTCAGTGGCCAATATTGATAGTGCTAATGACTATACGGACGACAGTGAAAGTGATTCTGATTCTAGTGGCACTGAATCTGATAGTGGGACATCAGTGGAAAGTCCAGATAAATCTAAAACAGTGTCACTTACCAATACCAATGATACCAATGATTCTAGTGAGATAAAAAATGTTCTCCTCGAAAAGCTCCAGGATAATGATAGTGGGACAAGTGTGAGCTCACAGAACTCGCCCATTAACGGTCCAAAGAAAGCCGAAGAAATTCCCGCTTTAAATGGAGTCATTAAAGTTGCCCCAATTGTGAGTATAGTGGAAGACAAAGCATCTATGAAGTCTCCAGAACTGTCAGACCCGCACAAAGAAATTCCCTCTAATCACAGCCTTCAAGTACTTCATGTTCAGCCAAAGTCAGATTCAGACTCTGATTCTGAGACCTCAACCCCGTCTTCGGAGGAAAGCAATTCGATTGGCCTTAATCCAAAGAAGactccattttcatttcttaaacAGATTTTAGGCGTCATGATCTTGACCCCCAGAGTCAAAAATAATAAAGTGTCAAACTCATCTCGATCACTATCCAAATCGTCGTCCTCCCAATCGAGTACCACAAGTGGAGAAGGCTCTTCAAGTAATACTAGCAAGAGCTCTAAATCTTCGTCAGGGTCAAAAAAGAGCAACCAAAAAGAAGTTAGCgcccaaaatttgaaacagaaACCTACTAGTGGAACCAGCTCTTCTTCCGAGTCCATGACGAGTTCCAAAGCTCTGAAGAGAGTCAAAAGGTCCTCCGTGTCTCCTGAAGCGATCACTTCGGACTCAAATTCAACTGAAGCtagctcctcctcttcatctgCAACGATGTCATCGACAAGttaa
- the LOC131886019 gene encoding glutamate-rich protein 3-like: MFTNQSSQECQSRFFKQWHPDYIGSYNSLRDRHLKHFFQHPARRTHLNKNNQVTSHGKIINEREWRKQNIAWERCRREAEEQGELLQMRPVDSRRAKMELRQQQKDDDAREKKREETDETRDKAQEVKDAWVDQNTLLAKISDTNRSDVEHLINFLNFEIEYILRPQSAPIRYRGSPRLHTHQRAHSAKRLNLTSRYGYPKVTNQRSKSADRPPEQQSHQPIRNIEIPETQFVSSKDPSKKSRPFTAPPRSRPKSNRRSRLRSQSHPNYKEDEYLKTKVVLQYVGLSDPSDIGNNSRSRYKASRKRRRKMLALPSQIDEVTIVQQPRGSYVLEVFNGFIQVGETFEFTSRRVEGFPFSLTIYVNRQCHVRLSVCCEAKRAPGTRLGRGSFQLVEMEEPVPCLRCLVESDPVARKLSARISQRRGVYDRFGNRRPPSAISDQPSAVVKKSRSRKTRTLTSEGSESDDDLSPLVRHSKYRTPMRRKRNQLTPKSRTDNTNHNNAKFHRKSRPKSAPKHNGRQDDTGSPVPELDDYSSVADESSEEDIELSQRSNQNDERSDSESDSESSPGSKSEEALEDDNKDESDQEEKSKYQETKNKQGKNKIMKNKVR; the protein is encoded by the exons ATGTTCACCAATCAATCCAGTCAAGAGTGCCAATCGCGCTTCTTCAAGCAGTGGCATCCAGATTACATTGGTTCCTACAACAGCCTGCGGGACCGACATCTCAagcattttttccaacatCCGGCTCGCAGAACTCACCTCAATAAGAACAACCAG GTCACGTCCCATGGGAAGATCATCAATGAAAGGGAGTGGCGCAAACAAAATATCGCTTGGGAAAGATGTCGTCGAGAGGCCGAAGAACAAGGAGAACTACTTCAAATGAGGCCAGTTGACTCGAGAAGAGCCAAAATGGAACTGAGGCAACAACAAAAAGATGACGATGCTCGCGAGAAGAAACGAGAAGAAACGGACGAGACACGGGACAAGGCTCAAGAAGTGAAA GACGCTTGGGTGGATCAGAATACACTGTTGGCTAAGATCTCTGATACCAACAGGTCAGATGTGGAGCATCTAAttaatttcttgaattttgagatTGAGTACATACTTAGACCGCAATCAGCGCCCATAAG ATATCGCGGATCTCCTCGTCTTCACACCCACCAACGGGCCCATAGTGCCAAAAGATTGAATTTGACCTCAAGATACGGATATCCAAAGGTGACAAATCAAAGATCGAAAAGTGCAGATCGGCCCCCTGAACAACAAAGTCATCAACCGATTCGGAACATTGAAATTCCCGAGACCCAATTCGTATCGAGCAAAGATCCGTCGAAGAAGAGCAGACCATTTACAGCCCCACCTAGGTCGCGACCTAAAAGTAATCGTCGGTCACGACTTCGATCTCAATCCCATCCAAATTACAAAGAGGATGAGTATCTCAAAACCAAAGTGGTCCTTCAGTACGTGGGACTTTCGGACCCCAGTGATATCGGGAACAACTCTCGTTCTCGTTATAAGGCTTCTCGAAAGCGCCGTCGTAAAATGTTGGCGCTACCCTCGCAAATTGATGAAGTGACCATTGTTCAACAGCCTCGAGGTTCCTACGTTCTGGAAGTGTTCAATGGATTCATTCAGGTCGGAG AGACTTTCGAATTCACGTCAAGGAGGGTTGAGGGCTTCCCTTTCAGTTTGACCATCTACGTCAACCGCCAATGCCATGTCCGACTCTCCGTGTGCTGTGAAGCCAAACGAGCTCCAGGAACCCGCTTGGGAAGGGGGAGCTTTCAATTGGTCGAAATGGAGGAGCCTGTTCCATGCTTAAG GTGTTTAGTGGAAAGTGACCCTGTCGCTCGAAAGCTTTCCGCTCGAATTAGCCAACGTAGAGGTGTTTATGACCGCTTTGGTAACAGGAGACCACCGTCTGCGATATCTGACCAACCAAGTGCCGTGGTGAAGAAATCCCGTTCCAGGAAGACCCGAACCTTAACCTCTGAAg GGTCGGAATCAGACGACGATCTAAGCCCATTGGTGCGGCACAGTAAATATCGAACCCCAATGAGGAGAAAACGGAATCAATTAACACCAAAGTCTCGTACCGACAACACAAACCATAACAACGCAAAGTTTCACCGGAAATCACGTCCAAAGTCGGCCCCCAAGCACAATGGTCGGCAGGATGATACCGGTTCGCCTGTCCCAGAGTTGGATGACTACTCTTCTGTTGCCGACGAATCGAGTGAGGAAGACATTGAACTCTCACAAAGGTCCAATCAGAATGACGAACGATCAGATTCCGAATCTGATTCCGAGTCTAGTCCTGGTTCAAAATCGGAAGAGGCTTTGGAAGATGACAACAAGGACGAAAGTGATCAAgaggaaaaatcaaaatatcaagaaaCCAAGAATAAACAGGGCAAGAACAAGATCATGAAAAATAAAGTAAGATAG